GCCTGCTCGGCGGCCCCGGCCTGCTTGTTGGCGGCAATCAGATGAATATGCTGCTGCACCAGGGCCGGGTAGTACTGCACCAGGCTGTCGGACGCGGTACAGTCCAGCGCCACCATGGTGTCAAAGCCGTGCTCTTCCAGGTTCTCCAGCCAGTCGGGCCAGACCACACCCTGGGGGCTGAAGTCGTTGAGCACTCGATCCACTTCCAGTCCCTGGCTGGCGAGCATGGCCCCTTGCGAATCAAACACGCCATACAGGGTCAGGCGCAGGTTGAGCTCCTGCTCCAGCCGCGCCTTCTGCTCCTTGTACAGCCGCAGCCAGGCCTGGCCGATGTTGCCCCGGCCAAACAGCAGCACGCCCACTCGGCGGGGCCGGCTGAACAGGCTCTGGTGCAGCCGCAGCAGCAAGGGATCCAGGGCGGTCTTGCGCACCACACCCACCAGGCTGAGGCCATTCTTCGCGGGCTGAATAAACTCCAGCGGCTGCTCGTTGAGGGCGTGGTAGAACTGCAGGCACTGCTCGGCCTGGGCAGTAACGTTCTTGCCGATCAGGGCCACCAGGGAAAAACCTTCCCGCTGCTGCAGGTCTTCAAAGCCGCCGGCGGGCTGGTGGTCCCTGAGCTGCAGAAAGGCCTGCTCGGCCTGCTCGCGAGTGTAGGCAAGCTGCCACAGTTTGCGATCGGGGCGGCGTTTGCACGCCAGGGGCGCCAGTCCTCGTTTACCAAGCCATTCGGTCAGGGCGTCCACCCGTTCCTGATAGCGATCGGAAATGGTCATTTCCACCAGTACGGTGTCGTCCACCGCGGTGACGATGCGCGCGCCCTGCTCCCGCCGCGGCCGGCGCTCAATGCGAGTATGGCCGTCGTCCGGATGATAGCTGCAGCGCAGCATCAGCTGCTGGCGGCTGGCCGCTACCGGCCCCAGGGTACGGCTGTGCAGTACCGGCGAGCCCAGCCGGGCCAGCTCGGCGGCCTCGGGCAACGACAGCCGGGTCAGCAGATGCGCCTCGGGTATGCGCCGGGGGTCGGCGCTGAACACGCCGGGCACATCACTCCAGATGGTGGTGTGGCTGCTGTCGGCCAGGGCCGCCAGCAGGGTGGCGCTAAAATCGGAGCCGTTGCGCCCCAGCAACCGAGTATTGCCCTCGTTGTCCGCGGCGATAAAGCCGGTGACCACCAGCATGCGCTGCGGGTGCTCCGCCAGTATGCCGGCCAGCAGCCGGCGGGATTCGTCTTCCTGCACCCGCACCGGCGTGCCGGACACCCGCAGAAAGCGGCGCGCGTCCAGGCTGGCGGCGGGCTGCCCCTGGTTGCACAGCACCCGCGCCAGCAACCGGGACGACCACAGCTCGCCGAACGACTGAATAAAGCTGCGCTGGCCGTCGTCCAGCCGGCTTTGCTCCAGTACCCGCGCAATGGTGACGATATCGTCATCCAGGGCCGCCAGCAGCGGCGCCGCCTCGGCCTCGGGCAGTGAGGTTTCAATCAGGTTGCGCTGAAAGGCATGCAGCCCGGCCAGCGCCTCGGGGGCGGCGGTGTCGCCGCTGGCGAACAGGCTGAGCAGCTCGATCAGCCGGTTGGTGGTCTTGCCCGGGGCCGACACCACGATCAGGGCGTCGGGTTGTTGCAGTTTGTGAATAATGCCGGCTACCCGGTGAAAACAGGCGGCATCGGCCAGGCTGCTGCCGCCAAACTTGTGCACCGGTCGCTGAACGCCGGCCTCGGGCTCGAGAATGGTCATTTACTTGCTGAGTACCTTGAATGCGTTTTCCAAATCGTGGATCAGATCACCACCGTCCTCAATGCCGACGGACACCCGCAGCAGCTGCTGGCTGATGCCGGCCTCGGCCAGAGCCTCCGGGCTCATGGCGGCGTGGGTCATGGTGGCCGGGTGGGCGATCAGGCTTTCCACCCCGCCCAGGGATTCGGCCAGGGAGAACAGCTGCAGCTGCTGCAGGAAGGCCTTGAGCCCGGCCTCGTCGGCATCCAGCTCAAAGCTGAGCATGGCGCCAAAGCCGGCCTGCTGGCGAGCGGCAATGTCGTGGCCCGGATTGCCCGGCAGGCTGGGATGATACACCGCCTTGACCCTGGGCTGGGTTTGCAGAAAGGCCACCAGCGCCTCGGCGTTTTCACAGTGCTGGCGCATGCGCACCCCAAGGGTGCGCAGGCCGCGCAGGGTCAGGTAGTTGTCAAAGGCGGAACCAGTCAGGCCCAGACAGTTGGCCCACCAGCGCAGTTGCTCGGCCAGATCCGGATCCGCCGCCACCACGGCGCCACCCAGGGCGTCGGAATGGCCATTGATGTATTTGGTGGTGGAATGCAGCACCAGGTCGGCGCCCAGTTTCAGCGGCTGCTGCAGCGCCGGCGACAGAAAGGTGTTGTCCACCACGCTGAGCGCGCCCACGGCCCGGGCGGCGGCGCACAGCGCCTGAATGTCCACCACCCGCAGCAGCGGGTTGGACGGCGTTTCAATCCACAGCATGCGCGGCTGGCGCGCCATGACCGCGGCCAGGGCGTCGGCATCGGTCTGATCCACATAGGCCAGTTCAAACAGGCCCTTGGCGGCCAGGGAGTTGAACAGCCGCTGGCTGCCGCCGTAACAATCGTGGGGCACCACCAGCAGGTCACCGGGCTGCAGCTGTGAGGTCACGATCAGATTGATGGCGCCCAGGCCACTGGCGGTGACCGCCGCACCGGCACCGCCTTCCAGGTGGGTCAGGGCGTCAAGCAGGGTCTGGCGGGTGGGGTTGCCGGAGCGGGCGTAATCGAACTGCCGCTTCTGGTTGAAGTCGGCAAAGGAATAGGTGCTGCTCAGGTAGATGGGCGGTACCACGGCCCCATG
The nucleotide sequence above comes from Oceanimonas doudoroffii. Encoded proteins:
- the metL gene encoding bifunctional aspartate kinase/homoserine dehydrogenase II, with amino-acid sequence MTILEPEAGVQRPVHKFGGSSLADAACFHRVAGIIHKLQQPDALIVVSAPGKTTNRLIELLSLFASGDTAAPEALAGLHAFQRNLIETSLPEAEAAPLLAALDDDIVTIARVLEQSRLDDGQRSFIQSFGELWSSRLLARVLCNQGQPAASLDARRFLRVSGTPVRVQEDESRRLLAGILAEHPQRMLVVTGFIAADNEGNTRLLGRNGSDFSATLLAALADSSHTTIWSDVPGVFSADPRRIPEAHLLTRLSLPEAAELARLGSPVLHSRTLGPVAASRQQLMLRCSYHPDDGHTRIERRPRREQGARIVTAVDDTVLVEMTISDRYQERVDALTEWLGKRGLAPLACKRRPDRKLWQLAYTREQAEQAFLQLRDHQPAGGFEDLQQREGFSLVALIGKNVTAQAEQCLQFYHALNEQPLEFIQPAKNGLSLVGVVRKTALDPLLLRLHQSLFSRPRRVGVLLFGRGNIGQAWLRLYKEQKARLEQELNLRLTLYGVFDSQGAMLASQGLEVDRVLNDFSPQGVVWPDWLENLEEHGFDTMVALDCTASDSLVQYYPALVQQHIHLIAANKQAGAAEQAFYLGLKQLLAEHRVKFLSNATVGAGLPVQSSLHQLRQSGEQIRAISGVFSGSLSWLFQNYDGSRPFSDLVLQAWQQGLTEPDPREDLNGQDVKRKLVILAREAGFDLDPEQVKVASLVPDELAGLGKGEALDRLHRLDVVLAERLAEAQHQGGVLRHVARFNAETREASVGLEVVPANHPFVPLRPGDNVFAIETRHYRQNPMVIQGPGAGREVTAAAVQADLWQLLAAL
- the metB gene encoding cystathionine gamma-synthase, translating into MPTYKTQTHAVRTGLESDTQHGAVVPPIYLSSTYSFADFNQKRQFDYARSGNPTRQTLLDALTHLEGGAGAAVTASGLGAINLIVTSQLQPGDLLVVPHDCYGGSQRLFNSLAAKGLFELAYVDQTDADALAAVMARQPRMLWIETPSNPLLRVVDIQALCAAARAVGALSVVDNTFLSPALQQPLKLGADLVLHSTTKYINGHSDALGGAVVAADPDLAEQLRWWANCLGLTGSAFDNYLTLRGLRTLGVRMRQHCENAEALVAFLQTQPRVKAVYHPSLPGNPGHDIAARQQAGFGAMLSFELDADEAGLKAFLQQLQLFSLAESLGGVESLIAHPATMTHAAMSPEALAEAGISQQLLRVSVGIEDGGDLIHDLENAFKVLSK